From the Nitrobacter hamburgensis X14 genome, one window contains:
- the proS gene encoding proline--tRNA ligase, with protein MRLSRFFLPILKETPKEAEIVSHRLMLRAGMMRQEAAGIYAWLPLGLRVLKKIEAIVREEQNRAGAIELLMPTLQLADLWRESGRYDAYGPEMLRIQDRHKRELLYGPTNEEMITEIFRSYVRSYKSLPLNLYHIQWKFRDEQRPRFGVMRGREFLMKDAYSFDIDEVGARLSYNRMFVAYLRTFARMGLKAIPMRAETGPIGGDLSHEFIVLAETGESGVYIDKDVLDLPVPGTDVDYDGDLTPIVKQWTTAYAATEDVHDGARYEREVPEERRVHTRGIEVGQIFYFGTKYSESMKALVAGPDGVEQPIHGGSYGVGVSRLVGAIIEACHDDAGIKWPEAVAPFTVAILNLKQGAGDTDAACERLYRELSAKGVDVLYDDTDQRAGAKFATADLIGIPWQVMVGPKGLAEGKVEIKRRGDGTRENVALEDAVERLMA; from the coding sequence ATGCGATTGTCGCGGTTCTTTTTGCCGATTCTGAAGGAGACCCCGAAGGAAGCCGAGATCGTCTCGCACCGGCTCATGTTGCGGGCGGGCATGATGCGGCAGGAGGCGGCCGGCATCTATGCCTGGCTGCCGCTCGGCCTTCGCGTGCTCAAGAAGATCGAGGCGATCGTGCGCGAGGAACAGAACCGCGCCGGCGCCATCGAATTGTTGATGCCGACCTTGCAACTCGCAGACCTCTGGCGCGAGAGCGGCCGCTACGACGCCTATGGTCCGGAAATGCTGCGGATTCAGGACCGTCATAAGCGCGAGTTGTTGTATGGGCCGACCAACGAGGAGATGATCACCGAGATATTTCGGAGCTACGTGCGCTCCTACAAGAGCCTGCCGCTCAACCTCTATCATATCCAGTGGAAGTTCCGCGACGAGCAGCGTCCCCGTTTCGGCGTCATGCGTGGCCGCGAATTCCTCATGAAGGATGCCTATTCGTTCGATATCGATGAAGTCGGCGCGCGGCTTTCCTACAACAGGATGTTCGTCGCTTACTTGCGCACATTCGCGCGCATGGGTTTGAAGGCGATCCCGATGCGGGCGGAAACCGGTCCGATCGGGGGCGATCTCAGCCATGAATTCATCGTGCTCGCCGAAACGGGAGAGTCCGGCGTCTATATCGACAAGGACGTTCTTGATCTTCCCGTGCCGGGCACGGACGTGGATTACGACGGCGATCTGACGCCGATCGTCAAGCAATGGACCACGGCCTATGCCGCGACCGAGGACGTTCACGACGGCGCGCGCTACGAGCGCGAGGTTCCGGAGGAGAGGCGCGTTCACACCCGCGGCATCGAAGTCGGCCAGATTTTCTATTTCGGCACCAAGTATTCCGAATCGATGAAGGCGCTGGTGGCCGGCCCCGATGGGGTCGAGCAGCCGATCCACGGCGGCTCCTACGGGGTGGGGGTCTCCCGTCTCGTCGGGGCGATCATCGAGGCTTGCCACGATGACGCGGGCATCAAGTGGCCGGAAGCCGTCGCTCCGTTCACGGTTGCGATCCTGAACCTGAAACAGGGCGCCGGCGATACTGATGCCGCATGTGAACGACTCTATCGCGAGCTCTCCGCCAAGGGAGTTGACGTGCTTTATGACGATACAGATCAGCGCGCAGGTGCGAAGTTCGCAACCGCCGACCTTATCGGCATTCCCTGGCAGGTCATGGTGGGTCCCAAGGGACTCGCCGAAGGCAAGGTCGAGATCAAGCGGCGCGGGGACGGGACGCGGGAGAATGTCGCGCTGGAAGATGCGGTTGAGCGGTTGATGGCGTAG
- a CDS encoding copper resistance CopC/CopD family protein, translated as MRRPAQAMWWWLLVTALLPSAAWAHASLIASDPANGVLLAHAPATLTLTFNEPVEPLTIRIVDRSGAGESVTRIRRDGAQLILTPPAILGDGAHVISWRVVSADGHPVGGSTTFWVGRRDGDAPQVVRSDDMLLRGAIWLSRLAIYLGLFVGAGGAFFVAWMRAPFAPAMRVIGSSVELVALAALALSVGLQGLDALALPPSSLPDPDVWAVGARGSFGLSVAIAAAALLLALLSHRAGATRARVMSLSALIGVGLALAATGHAATASPRWLTAPAVFVHGTALAFWVGSLVPLALAMRGPRQTVIDVLTRFSRVIPFAVAALLASGLLLAIVQLERLDELWTTSYGRVLAIKLVLVALLLAIALWNRLYLSPRIGKGRVKSRRHMRRTIIAELVLVAGILGIVGLWRFTPPPRALIVATEPFFTHLHTGQMMADITVSPGRAGPISIEIQLRTPDEEVLAAKGVSVTLSSPDNGIEPSTAEAQSLGEGQWRVSMAAPVAGRWTLALDILISDFAQLHGEAPILIN; from the coding sequence GTGAGACGTCCGGCGCAGGCGATGTGGTGGTGGTTGCTGGTGACGGCGCTACTGCCTTCGGCGGCCTGGGCTCACGCCAGTCTGATTGCCAGCGATCCCGCGAACGGCGTTCTATTGGCGCACGCGCCTGCGACGCTGACGCTGACCTTCAACGAGCCGGTCGAACCGCTGACGATCCGGATCGTCGACCGGAGCGGGGCGGGCGAGAGCGTCACCCGGATCCGTCGCGACGGCGCACAGCTCATCCTCACGCCGCCGGCGATATTGGGCGATGGCGCGCACGTCATTAGCTGGCGGGTGGTTTCGGCGGATGGTCATCCGGTGGGCGGCTCCACGACGTTCTGGGTTGGCCGACGCGACGGCGATGCGCCGCAGGTGGTGCGCTCGGACGACATGCTGCTTCGCGGCGCGATCTGGCTGTCGCGGCTCGCCATCTATCTCGGTTTGTTTGTCGGTGCCGGCGGCGCGTTCTTCGTCGCGTGGATGCGGGCGCCGTTTGCTCCGGCGATGCGAGTCATCGGCAGCAGCGTCGAACTGGTCGCGTTAGCTGCGCTGGCGCTCTCGGTCGGGTTGCAAGGGCTCGATGCTCTGGCGTTGCCACCGTCGTCGTTACCGGACCCGGACGTATGGGCCGTCGGTGCTCGCGGCTCGTTTGGGTTGTCGGTTGCGATCGCGGCCGCGGCTTTGCTGCTTGCTCTGCTGTCGCATCGGGCCGGCGCGACACGCGCCAGGGTGATGTCGCTCAGTGCCCTGATCGGCGTTGGACTGGCGCTGGCGGCAACCGGTCATGCCGCCACTGCCTCGCCGCGATGGCTGACCGCGCCCGCCGTGTTCGTGCATGGCACTGCTCTGGCCTTCTGGGTCGGGTCGCTGGTTCCGCTCGCGCTGGCGATGCGCGGGCCTCGCCAGACTGTTATCGACGTTCTGACGCGGTTTTCGCGTGTCATCCCGTTCGCGGTCGCCGCGCTGCTGGCGAGCGGATTGCTGCTCGCTATCGTACAACTCGAACGGCTGGATGAGCTGTGGACCACAAGCTATGGCCGCGTCCTTGCGATCAAGCTCGTGCTGGTGGCGTTGCTGCTGGCGATCGCGCTCTGGAATCGGCTGTATCTTAGCCCGCGGATCGGGAAGGGCCGCGTCAAGTCTCGCCGTCACATGCGACGAACGATCATCGCCGAATTGGTTCTGGTGGCCGGCATCCTCGGCATCGTCGGGCTTTGGCGCTTCACTCCGCCGCCTCGCGCGCTGATAGTCGCAACCGAGCCGTTCTTCACGCACCTTCATACCGGACAGATGATGGCGGACATTACGGTGTCGCCGGGCCGGGCGGGGCCGATCAGTATTGAAATCCAGTTGCGGACGCCGGACGAGGAGGTGCTGGCCGCCAAGGGCGTTTCCGTCACACTGTCCAGCCCGGACAACGGCATCGAGCCTTCGACCGCCGAAGCGCAGTCGCTCGGCGAGGGACAGTGGCGGGTGTCGATGGCCGCCCCGGTGGCCGGACGATGGACCCTCGCGCTCGATATCCTGATCTCGGACTTCGCTCAGCTTCATGGCGAGGCACCGATCCTGATCAATTGA
- a CDS encoding YcnI family copper-binding membrane protein, translating into MTRDSRLWIGTVIAAVAAVASCNAARAHVTVQPADAPANSYAHLVFTAPHGCNGSATTALRIKLPEGILSAKPQMKPGWNVEIKSRKLEAPVQGPHGKSITDVVDEVAWRGGPLPDNLYDTFGLIVRLPDKPGQSLYFPVVQECEQGVERWIEIPSAGQGSDNLRAPAPAVHLKAKH; encoded by the coding sequence GTGACGCGCGACTCGCGATTGTGGATCGGCACGGTCATCGCGGCAGTTGCCGCGGTGGCCTCGTGTAACGCTGCGCGGGCGCATGTCACGGTCCAGCCGGCGGATGCGCCCGCGAACAGTTATGCGCATCTCGTCTTCACCGCGCCGCACGGCTGCAACGGCAGTGCGACGACGGCGCTGCGGATCAAGTTGCCGGAAGGAATTCTGTCGGCGAAACCGCAGATGAAGCCGGGCTGGAACGTCGAAATCAAGAGCAGAAAGCTCGAAGCTCCGGTACAAGGGCCACACGGCAAATCCATCACGGATGTCGTCGATGAGGTGGCCTGGCGCGGCGGCCCGTTGCCGGACAACCTCTATGACACTTTCGGTCTGATCGTGCGGCTGCCGGACAAGCCGGGACAGAGCCTCTATTTTCCCGTTGTGCAGGAGTGCGAACAGGGTGTCGAGCGCTGGATCGAAATCCCGTCCGCAGGGCAGGGCTCCGACAACCTGCGCGCTCCGGCGCCGGCGGTTCACCTGAAAGCCAAGCACTGA
- a CDS encoding copper chaperone PCu(A)C: MNLSLTLRSMIGAVAIAALAVGTSANAESVKAGDLVISQAWTRATPGGAKVGGGYLTIENKGATADKLVGGSTDAAGKLEVHQMSMNNGVMTMHPVEGGLTIEPGKTVKLAPGGYHLMLVDLKRPFKQGEMVPVTLEFEKAGKVAVSLDVQGIGARAPSAPAGGAMTDHQHDGNKK, translated from the coding sequence ATGAATTTGTCGTTGACGCTTCGCAGCATGATCGGCGCGGTCGCGATCGCCGCGCTTGCCGTGGGTACTTCCGCCAACGCCGAGTCCGTCAAGGCCGGCGATCTGGTCATCTCGCAGGCATGGACCCGTGCCACGCCCGGCGGCGCCAAGGTCGGTGGCGGGTACCTCACCATCGAGAACAAGGGCGCGACTGCCGATAAACTGGTCGGCGGCTCCACCGATGCGGCCGGCAAGCTCGAAGTTCATCAGATGAGCATGAACAACGGCGTGATGACAATGCATCCAGTCGAGGGTGGCCTCACGATCGAGCCGGGCAAGACCGTCAAGCTGGCGCCGGGCGGCTATCACCTGATGTTGGTCGATCTCAAGCGTCCGTTCAAACAGGGCGAGATGGTGCCGGTGACGCTCGAATTCGAAAAGGCGGGCAAGGTCGCGGTCTCGCTCGATGTGCAAGGCATCGGCGCGCGCGCACCGAGCGCGCCGGCGGGCGGAGCGATGACGGATCATCAGCATGACGGAAACAAGAAGTGA
- a CDS encoding TonB-dependent receptor family protein has translation MFNHLAPGGGSALWGVLATTVAILLPSSAFAQSSSGTTLPTVTVTAPKSSKPQPKRATRNAARSNQAPRHARVPSQAAVAVPAAVPGSLTVATAQQALREIQQTPGGVALVTADAYRNSTVSSTIKDILDYVPGVFAQPKWGDDTRLSIRGSSLSRNFHLRGVQLYMDGIPINTADGYGDFQEIDPTAYKYVEVFKGGNALRFGANSLGGAINFVTPSGRDPFVNGVSVDAGAFGFRRLQANTGGSNGPWDGFVTASTQSSDGFRDHSYGHSTRVSGNVGYQFSPDFETRFYLNANDVRQRIPGTVSKDSALTSPQTAAAGNIALDQQRNIDTVRIGNKTTMRFDNTTVEFGAFGVDRHLMHPIFQWLDYRYQDYGGFARVTDDRVIGGFRNRLVAGVNLLNGRIDNQQFENLAGQKGALKSSSIDSSRNTSVYVEDSFYFLPNVAAVAGTQFLYATRNRQDRFLSDGDQSGRTEFNLWSPKGGLLWQIDPTWQAYANVSRSAEVPSFGESAMGVGIPTIPFTSIRPQTATTYEIGTRGKRPDFTWELTAYRAQIRNELLCFYSVFGNCNVTNADRTMHQGIEAGAGAAIVRNLFVRGDRPDRLWLNVAYTFNDFRFDNDSVFGNNLLPGAPRHFVRAELLYKHPNGFYIGPNLEWVPQGYYADSANTLSTDAYAIYGLKAGFDDGGRYSGYIEARNIGNKAYIASSSIIDRANAASPLFEPGTGRAVYAGFKVRW, from the coding sequence ATGTTCAACCACCTCGCCCCCGGCGGAGGTAGCGCGCTTTGGGGCGTGCTCGCGACAACAGTGGCGATCCTATTGCCTTCTTCGGCTTTCGCGCAGTCGAGTTCCGGAACCACGCTGCCGACGGTGACCGTAACGGCGCCGAAATCCAGCAAACCTCAACCGAAGCGTGCGACGCGCAACGCGGCCCGGTCGAATCAGGCTCCGCGCCATGCGCGGGTACCGTCGCAGGCCGCTGTCGCTGTTCCGGCGGCCGTCCCGGGATCGTTGACTGTCGCGACCGCACAGCAGGCGCTGCGGGAGATCCAGCAGACGCCCGGCGGCGTCGCGCTGGTGACGGCCGACGCCTACAGGAATTCGACGGTCTCCAGCACCATCAAGGATATACTCGATTACGTGCCGGGCGTGTTCGCCCAGCCGAAATGGGGCGACGACACCCGGCTGTCGATCCGCGGTTCGAGCCTGTCGCGCAACTTCCATTTGCGCGGTGTGCAGCTCTATATGGACGGAATCCCGATCAACACCGCCGACGGTTACGGTGATTTTCAGGAAATCGACCCGACCGCCTACAAGTACGTCGAGGTCTTCAAGGGCGGCAACGCGCTGCGCTTCGGCGCCAATTCGCTCGGCGGCGCCATCAATTTCGTGACGCCGTCCGGCCGCGATCCGTTCGTCAATGGCGTCAGCGTCGATGCCGGCGCATTCGGCTTTCGGCGGTTGCAAGCCAATACCGGCGGCAGCAACGGCCCGTGGGATGGTTTCGTCACCGCATCGACGCAGAGCAGCGACGGGTTTCGCGATCACAGCTACGGCCACTCGACCCGCGTCAGCGGCAATGTCGGGTATCAGTTCTCGCCGGATTTCGAGACGCGGTTTTATCTCAACGCCAATGATGTGCGGCAACGCATTCCCGGCACCGTCAGCAAGGATTCAGCGCTGACGTCGCCTCAGACCGCCGCCGCCGGCAATATCGCACTCGACCAGCAGCGCAATATCGACACCGTGCGGATCGGCAACAAGACCACGATGCGGTTCGACAATACGACGGTGGAGTTCGGCGCGTTCGGGGTCGATCGGCATCTGATGCACCCGATCTTCCAATGGCTCGATTATCGCTATCAGGACTATGGCGGGTTCGCGCGGGTTACCGACGATCGTGTGATCGGCGGTTTTCGTAACCGGCTGGTGGCGGGCGTCAACCTGCTCAATGGCCGGATCGACAATCAACAATTCGAGAATCTCGCCGGCCAGAAAGGCGCGCTGAAGTCGTCGTCGATCGACAGCTCGAGGAACACATCGGTCTATGTCGAGGATTCGTTCTATTTCCTGCCGAATGTGGCGGCTGTCGCCGGCACGCAGTTTCTCTACGCGACGCGCAACAGGCAGGACCGCTTTCTGAGCGACGGCGATCAATCGGGCCGAACGGAGTTCAACCTGTGGAGCCCGAAGGGCGGGCTGTTGTGGCAGATCGATCCGACCTGGCAGGCCTACGCCAACGTCTCTCGCAGCGCCGAGGTGCCGAGCTTCGGCGAGAGTGCGATGGGCGTCGGGATTCCGACGATTCCGTTCACCAGCATTCGTCCTCAAACCGCGACCACCTATGAGATCGGCACGCGCGGCAAACGTCCGGATTTCACCTGGGAACTGACGGCGTATCGCGCCCAGATCAGGAATGAGTTGCTCTGTTTCTATAGTGTGTTCGGCAACTGCAACGTCACCAACGCCGACCGCACCATGCATCAAGGCATCGAAGCCGGAGCAGGCGCTGCGATCGTTCGCAACCTGTTCGTGCGCGGCGATCGACCGGACCGGCTCTGGCTGAACGTCGCCTATACGTTCAACGATTTCCGCTTCGACAACGATTCCGTGTTCGGCAACAACCTGCTGCCCGGCGCGCCACGGCACTTCGTCCGCGCCGAACTGCTCTACAAGCATCCGAACGGGTTCTACATCGGCCCGAATCTCGAATGGGTGCCGCAGGGTTATTATGCCGACAGCGCCAACACGCTGAGCACCGATGCTTACGCCATTTATGGACTGAAGGCGGGGTTTGACGATGGCGGCAGGTATTCCGGCTATATCGAGGCCCGCAACATCGGCAACAAGGCCTATATCGCCTCCAGTTCGATCATCGATCGCGCCAATGCCGCTTCACCATTGTTTGAACCCGGAACCGGACGTGCGGTCTATGCTGGATTCAAAGTCCGATGGTGA
- a CDS encoding DUF2946 domain-containing protein, with protein MRRRLGRLLPIVMLAMLVQIFAPIAACQAFSNATADPLAGSICSHAIDANVSQDGQTDPQQQASGACCTLCCVGHAATPTADPQASVVKVERDAGAVVWRDLNFMLPPSAVGSHAQARGPPGIS; from the coding sequence ATGCGACGGCGGCTGGGAAGACTTCTTCCAATCGTCATGCTTGCGATGCTGGTACAGATATTCGCACCGATCGCTGCTTGCCAAGCATTCAGCAACGCTACAGCAGATCCGCTGGCGGGCTCTATTTGTTCGCACGCAATCGATGCGAACGTTTCGCAAGATGGTCAGACAGACCCGCAGCAGCAGGCGTCCGGCGCCTGCTGTACGTTGTGCTGTGTCGGCCATGCCGCGACCCCGACCGCTGACCCGCAAGCCTCCGTCGTCAAGGTTGAGCGTGACGCCGGCGCGGTCGTCTGGCGCGACCTGAACTTCATGCTGCCGCCATCCGCGGTCGGCTCCCACGCGCAGGCGCGCGGCCCTCCCGGTATTTCCTGA
- a CDS encoding DUF1467 family protein, whose amino-acid sequence MVNAISSGFAIYFVVWWITLFVMLPFGVRSQHEDGEHVPGTDPGAPVMPLMRRKLIGTTIVSMIIYGIAAWAYYAGLLNVVRLSRLMGFSG is encoded by the coding sequence ATGGTTAATGCAATCTCCTCCGGTTTTGCCATCTACTTCGTCGTATGGTGGATAACGCTGTTCGTGATGCTGCCGTTCGGCGTGCGGAGCCAGCATGAAGACGGCGAGCACGTTCCGGGCACCGATCCCGGAGCTCCGGTGATGCCGTTGATGCGCCGCAAACTGATCGGGACCACGATTGTTTCAATGATAATCTATGGTATCGCGGCGTGGGCGTATTATGCAGGTTTGCTCAATGTCGTGCGACTGTCGCGGTTGATGGGCTTTTCGGGTTAG
- the mce gene encoding methylmalonyl-CoA epimerase, translating into MLGRLNHVAIAVRDAEKAAKIYGAAFGADISAAVPLPEHGVITVFAALPNTKIEFIQPLGEASPIAKFIERNADGGIHHICYEVPDIVATRDILIAEGARVLGDGEPKIGAHGKPVLFFHPKDFSGALVEIEQS; encoded by the coding sequence ATGCTGGGTCGGCTCAATCATGTGGCTATCGCCGTCAGGGATGCCGAAAAGGCGGCGAAGATCTACGGCGCCGCCTTCGGCGCGGATATTTCCGCCGCGGTGCCGCTGCCGGAGCATGGGGTGATCACCGTGTTTGCGGCGCTGCCGAACACCAAGATCGAATTCATCCAGCCGCTCGGCGAGGCCTCTCCAATTGCGAAGTTTATCGAGCGTAACGCTGATGGCGGTATTCATCATATCTGCTATGAGGTGCCTGACATTGTCGCCACTCGTGATATCCTGATAGCGGAAGGCGCTCGCGTTCTCGGCGATGGCGAGCCGAAGATTGGTGCGCACGGCAAGCCGGTGCTTTTCTTCCATCCGAAAGACTTTTCCGGCGCGCTTGTCGAAATCGAGCAATCCTGA
- a CDS encoding ribonuclease J, producing the protein MARPDELMFAPLGGVGEIGMNLSIYGLGNRHQRSWLAVDLGVSFGDEEHLPGIDLIMPDVRFLEKERKNLVGLVLTHAHEDHFGAIIELWPRLKCPIYATKFSAALFEAKCAAERNPPDIPVTVVPSGDRIDLGPFGVEFVPVAHSIPESHALAIHTAAGIVVHTGDWKIDPTPIVGPPTDERRLRELGDEGVLALIGDSTNAVRDGRSPSETEVAKTIAELVKAARGRVAVTTFASNVGRLRAVADAARAAGREVVVVGRAMERVVQVARETGHLDGMQELRSADVYGHLPSDKVLALCTGSQGEPRAALARIAKDDHPQVTLNRGDTVIFSSRTIPGNERAVGAIINGLVTQGIKVITDRTELVHVSGHPRRDELRDMIAWVRPQLLIPVHGEALHLSEHAQLARAAGVPKVLICKNGDLVRLGPGDPGIIDELPSGRLYKDGAILEDSKSRAVVERRRMAFAGCVFVAIAVTEKGELADDPEIDLVGIPEKNTVGEVIDDIVFDTIVSTVKALPRTRRRDPDAMAESLRRAVRAVVAEEWGKKPLCYVHVLLI; encoded by the coding sequence ATAGCGCGGCCCGATGAACTGATGTTCGCTCCGCTCGGGGGTGTGGGTGAGATCGGCATGAACCTGTCGATCTACGGGCTCGGCAACCGCCATCAGCGAAGCTGGCTGGCGGTCGATCTCGGTGTGTCCTTCGGCGACGAGGAACATTTGCCGGGCATCGATCTCATCATGCCGGACGTCCGGTTTCTCGAAAAGGAACGGAAGAACCTGGTCGGTCTCGTGCTGACCCACGCCCATGAGGATCACTTCGGCGCGATTATCGAGTTATGGCCGCGCCTGAAATGCCCGATCTACGCCACCAAATTCAGCGCCGCATTGTTCGAGGCCAAATGCGCGGCGGAACGCAATCCGCCGGACATCCCGGTGACCGTGGTGCCCTCGGGTGACCGCATCGATCTCGGTCCTTTTGGTGTCGAATTTGTTCCGGTGGCGCATTCGATTCCGGAATCCCATGCGCTGGCGATTCATACGGCGGCGGGAATCGTTGTGCATACCGGCGACTGGAAGATCGATCCGACCCCCATCGTCGGGCCGCCGACCGACGAGCGGCGATTGCGCGAACTTGGCGACGAGGGCGTGCTGGCGTTGATCGGCGATTCCACCAATGCGGTGCGAGACGGGCGCTCGCCGTCCGAAACCGAAGTTGCCAAAACCATTGCGGAATTGGTGAAGGCAGCCAGGGGCCGGGTCGCGGTGACGACGTTCGCTTCCAATGTCGGGCGGCTGCGCGCGGTGGCCGATGCCGCGCGCGCGGCGGGACGCGAGGTCGTGGTCGTCGGCCGCGCCATGGAGCGCGTGGTGCAAGTCGCGCGCGAGACCGGACATCTGGACGGGATGCAGGAATTGCGCAGCGCCGACGTGTATGGCCATCTTCCGTCGGACAAGGTGTTGGCGCTGTGCACGGGCAGCCAGGGCGAGCCGCGGGCGGCGCTCGCGCGTATCGCCAAGGATGATCATCCGCAAGTCACGCTGAACCGTGGCGATACCGTGATCTTTTCCTCACGCACCATTCCCGGCAACGAGAGAGCTGTCGGCGCGATCATCAATGGTCTGGTGACCCAGGGCATCAAGGTCATTACCGATCGCACCGAACTGGTTCACGTGTCCGGCCATCCGCGCCGCGACGAACTGCGGGACATGATCGCGTGGGTTCGCCCGCAGTTGCTGATCCCGGTGCACGGCGAGGCGTTGCATCTCTCCGAACATGCGCAGTTGGCGCGCGCCGCGGGCGTGCCGAAAGTCCTGATTTGCAAAAACGGCGATCTGGTCCGGCTTGGGCCCGGAGACCCTGGCATCATCGATGAATTGCCGTCGGGACGGCTTTACAAGGATGGCGCCATTCTCGAGGATTCAAAGTCGCGCGCGGTTGTCGAGCGGCGGCGCATGGCATTTGCCGGCTGCGTGTTCGTGGCGATCGCCGTCACGGAGAAGGGTGAACTGGCTGATGATCCCGAGATTGATCTCGTCGGTATACCGGAGAAGAATACGGTCGGCGAGGTGATCGACGACATTGTTTTCGATACGATTGTCTCGACGGTGAAGGCGTTGCCGCGAACACGGCGGCGCGATCCGGATGCGATGGCCGAGTCATTGCGCCGCGCCGTGCGGGCAGTGGTTGCGGAAGAGTGGGGCAAGAAGCCGCTCTGCTACGTTCACGTTCTGTTGATCTAG
- a CDS encoding biotin--[acetyl-CoA-carboxylase] ligase, with protein sequence MTFSLGPRAASAGYRIAAFDSIGSTNAEALMRARAGETGPIWLATTEQTAGRGRRQRAWVSPRGNLASSILEVIDTSPAVAATLSFAAGLALEAALQTVSLEARMRSPGSENATFHLKWPNDVLAGGKKLAGILLEAETVAHDRLAVVVGIGTNVVAAPEGIPYPAVSLRDLGIDIGAADLFRALTEAWVEFRQIWDGGRGFGDIRRLWLDRAAGVGQAVSVRSGASTISGLFDTIDEDGCLIVATSDGKRMAVSAGDVYFGAAASIGAT encoded by the coding sequence ATGACATTTTCGCTCGGTCCACGAGCTGCATCGGCGGGCTATCGGATCGCTGCCTTCGACAGCATAGGCTCGACCAATGCCGAAGCGCTGATGCGGGCGCGGGCGGGCGAAACTGGCCCGATCTGGTTGGCGACGACGGAGCAGACCGCGGGACGGGGTCGCCGGCAGCGGGCCTGGGTCAGCCCACGGGGCAATCTGGCGAGCAGTATTCTCGAGGTCATCGATACGTCGCCTGCCGTAGCGGCGACCCTGAGCTTCGCGGCGGGGCTGGCGCTCGAAGCCGCGCTGCAAACGGTCAGCCTTGAGGCGCGAATGAGATCTCCTGGTTCGGAGAACGCGACATTTCATTTGAAGTGGCCGAACGATGTGCTGGCAGGCGGTAAGAAACTCGCGGGAATCCTGCTGGAGGCCGAAACCGTCGCACATGACCGTCTGGCCGTTGTCGTCGGCATCGGCACCAATGTCGTCGCTGCGCCCGAGGGAATACCGTACCCGGCGGTCTCGCTGCGGGACCTCGGCATTGACATCGGCGCCGCGGATTTGTTTCGCGCGCTGACCGAGGCCTGGGTGGAGTTTCGTCAAATCTGGGACGGAGGTCGTGGTTTCGGCGACATCAGGCGTCTGTGGCTCGATCGGGCGGCCGGGGTCGGCCAGGCCGTCTCGGTTCGGTCCGGCGCGTCCACGATATCCGGCCTGTTCGATACCATCGACGAGGACGGCTGTTTGATCGTTGCGACCTCCGACGGCAAGCGGATGGCTGTCTCCGCCGGTGATGTGTATTTCGGCGCGGCAGCATCGATCGGAGCAACATGA